A portion of the Apus apus isolate bApuApu2 chromosome 3, bApuApu2.pri.cur, whole genome shotgun sequence genome contains these proteins:
- the DSE gene encoding dermatan-sulfate epimerase isoform X3 → MGLPVPPQPPAYQLCGPAGWKPGSDESRYDASLRSVPPPDYGVPKLHYFEDWGVVTYGSALPAEINRPFLSFKSGKLGGRAIYDIVHKNKYKEWIKGWRNFNAGHEHPDQNSFTFAPNGVPFITEALYGPKYTFFNNVLMFSPAVSKSCFSPWEGQITEDCSSKWLKYKHDLAGDCQGRVVAAMERSGVVFIRGEGMGAYNPKLKLRRLQRNLMLLHPQLLLLVDQIHLEDDSPLEAATSFFHNVDVPFEETVVDDVHGALIRHRDGIYKMYWMDDTGRSEKASITSRMYPRGYPYNGTNYVNVTTLLRHPVTRAIYLFIGPSVDVQSFTVRGDSPQLDVFVTTGEHAYAVYLWPPEDGSRSAFAQVIADRQKIVFDRASAIRSSTVPEVKDYTGIVERNLQHFKPVFQQLEKQILSRVRNTASFRKTAERLLRFSDKRQTEEAIDRIFAISQRQQQQHGKAKKNRKVAKGYKFVDAVPDIFAQIEVNERKVRQKAQTQAQKEMPVDEDEEMKDLLDFADITYVKHKTGVSIKGRSGLVQMVTTARSSAPSISASYTRLFLILNIAIFFVMLAMQLTYFQKAKRLHGQRCLYAILLVDSCILLWLYSSCSQSQC, encoded by the coding sequence GTATGATGCAAGTTTGCGCTCCGTACCCCCACCAGACTATGGTGTTCCTAAGCTGCATTATTTTGAGGACTGGGGAGTTGTAACCTATGGAAGTGCTTTGCCAGCTGAAATCAACAggcctttcctttcctttaagtcaggaaagctgggaggacGTGCAATATATGATATTGTTCATAAGAACAAGTACAAAGAATGGATCAAGGGGTGGAGAAACTTCAATGCAGGCCATGAACACCCAGACCAGAACTCCTTTACTTTTGCTCCCAACGGCGTACCTTTCATAACAGAAGCTCTCTATGGGCCAAAATACACCTTTTTTAATAATGTGTTGATGTTTTCCCCTGCCGTGTCCAAAAGCTGCTTCTCCCCATGGGAAGGGCAGATTACAGAAGACTGTTCCTCGAAGTGGCTTAAATATAAACATGACTTGGCTGGTGACTGTCAGGGACGAGTGGTTGCTGCCATGGAGAGAAGCGGGGTGGTTTTTATCAGGGGAGAAGGAATGGGTGCATACAATCCTAAACTGAAGCTGAGAAGATTGCAAAGAAACCTCATGCTtctccatcctcagctcctCTTGCTAGTGGACCAAATCCATCTGGAAGACGACAGCCCCCTGGAGGCAGCGACCAGTTTCTTCCACAATGTGGATGTGCCTTTTGAAGAAACAGTTGTTGATGATGTCCATGGGGCCTTGATTAGGCACCGTGATGGGATATATAAGATGTACTGGATGGATGACACTGGCCGCAGCGAGAAAGCTAGCATCACCTCACGGATGTATCCCCGGGGCTACCCATACAACGGAACAAACTACGTGAATGTAACAACCCTCCTGCGACACCCCGTCACGAGGGCCATCTACCTGTTCATCGGGCCCTCCGTCGACGTGCAGAGCTTCACCGTCCGTGGAGATTCTCCTCAGCTGGATGTTTTCGTTACCACCGGTGAGCACGCCTACGCGGTGTACCTGTGGCCCCCTGAGGATGGGTCCCGCTCGGCCTTTGCACAGGTTATTGCAGACCGCCAGAAAATTGTCTTTGACCGAGCCTCTGCCATTAGGAGCTCCACGGTGCCGGAAGTGAAGGACTACACAGGGATCGTGGAGAGGAACCTGCAGCATTTTAAGcctgttttccagcagctggagaagcagatcTTGTCTCGCGTGCGCAACACGGCTAGCTTTAGGAAGACTGCTGAGCGCCTGCTGAGGTTTTCAGATAAAAGGCAGACTGAGGAGGCCATTGACAGGATATTTGCAATctcccagaggcagcagcagcagcatggcaaggcaaagaaaaacagaaaggtaGCCAAAGGCTACAAATTTGTTGATGCCGTTCCTGATATTTTTGCACAAATTGAggtaaatgaaagaaaagtgcGACAAAAGGCACAGACTCAAGCACAAAAAGAGATGCCTGTAGATGAAGACGAGGAAATGAAAGATCTTCTGGATTTTGCAGATATCACTTACGTGAAGCACAAAACTGGGGTGTCGATCAAAGGCCGCTCAGGGCTGGTACAGATGGTGACAACTGCTCGAAGTAGTGCCCCATCAATATCAGCTTCTTATACCCGCCTCTTTTTAATTCTCAacattgctattttttttgtcatgttaGCAATGCAGCTCACATATTTTCAGAAGGCCAAGAGACTGCATGGCCAAAGATGTCTGTATGCAATACTTTTAGTAGACAGCTGTATATTATTGTGGCTGTATTCTTCCTGTTCTCAGTCACAATGTTAG